One genomic region from Arenicella chitinivorans encodes:
- a CDS encoding AI-2E family transporter: MPIFRRETRVWFFLAVSLSTVLAVYFLSPMLAPFIFGALLAYLGDPLVDQLERLKLSRSAAVSLVFLAIFVVIGLLVLLLVPMLHNQLDALTQRAPEYGEWLDDTATQIASYFGVDADAINFKDVAKTYLPEAGSATKGLLEAVFKSGSALLSGVVFVTLTPVITFYLMRDWDLLVARLYELIPHALKAKVKELATESDSMVSAFLRGQFLVMTGLGTIYAFGLSIIGLQFSLLVGLVAGIMSFIPYLGTAVGVILAGVLFVAQYQDWVALWKVALVFGIGQLIEGYLLTPWLVGDRIGLHPVAVIFAVLAGGHLFGFVGVLLALPVSAVLAVLIRHAVGHYKESELFNDGNEQSVNPDA, from the coding sequence ATGCCAATTTTTCGACGTGAAACCCGAGTCTGGTTTTTTCTCGCTGTTAGCCTGAGTACGGTGCTGGCGGTGTACTTTTTATCACCGATGCTGGCGCCGTTTATTTTTGGGGCGCTGTTGGCGTATCTCGGTGACCCTTTGGTGGATCAGCTTGAGCGTTTAAAATTGTCACGCAGTGCGGCCGTGAGTCTGGTGTTTTTGGCTATTTTTGTGGTGATTGGGCTGCTGGTATTGTTGCTGGTGCCCATGTTACATAATCAGCTAGATGCCTTGACCCAACGTGCGCCGGAGTATGGCGAATGGCTGGATGACACGGCGACACAAATTGCGTCTTACTTTGGCGTGGATGCAGATGCGATTAACTTTAAAGATGTGGCCAAAACCTATTTACCAGAGGCGGGTAGCGCAACCAAGGGGTTATTGGAGGCGGTGTTTAAATCCGGCAGTGCACTCCTCAGTGGCGTGGTGTTCGTGACATTGACGCCGGTGATCACGTTCTACTTGATGCGCGATTGGGATTTGCTGGTAGCTCGATTGTATGAGTTGATCCCGCACGCGTTGAAGGCCAAAGTTAAAGAACTGGCAACTGAGTCGGACTCAATGGTCAGCGCCTTCTTGCGTGGTCAATTCTTAGTCATGACTGGCTTGGGAACGATCTATGCGTTTGGCTTGTCAATTATTGGTTTGCAATTCTCTCTCCTGGTTGGCTTGGTGGCCGGGATTATGAGTTTTATCCCCTACCTGGGGACCGCCGTCGGCGTGATTTTGGCTGGCGTTCTGTTTGTCGCCCAGTACCAAGACTGGGTTGCGCTCTGGAAAGTTGCGTTGGTATTCGGTATCGGGCAACTAATTGAAGGCTATCTGCTGACGCCCTGGCTGGTTGGCGATCGCATAGGTTTGCATCCAGTCGCCGTGATATTTGCGGTATTAGCCGGGGGGCATCTGTTCGGGTTCGTCGGCGTATTGCTCGCGCTACCTGTTTCTGCGGTATTGGCCGTGTTAATTCGTCACGCGGTTGGTCATTACAAGGAAAGTGAATTGTTCAATGATGGCAACGAGCAAAGCGTAAACCCCGACGCCTGA
- a CDS encoding DUF58 domain-containing protein, producing MLASKSPQSATSDEFMHAGVIVDPARLVCSRHWAQQLNLAASSAARSMLLGATRSRFRGRGMEFEEVRHYQAGDDIRSIDWKVSARTGETFTKLFCEDRERPCHIILDQRASMFFGSETQFKSVLATELAVALAWAALNGGDRVGGQVLGQGRELDCRAKRHKSAVLQFLHHSVAMNHALLTPTPRMESGAAPASVLSLAQSLTECRRITRPGTAVFIVSDFNGLGAEFEQALSTLARHTDVTLIQVYDPFELSLPVDGDLRISDGQHHTRIRWTAGLQRQYQRLVSEREDALHTAAKRARARLLTASTAIKARSILGSVYRD from the coding sequence ATGTTGGCATCGAAAAGCCCCCAATCTGCGACTTCAGACGAATTTATGCATGCTGGTGTGATTGTCGATCCCGCACGGTTAGTGTGTTCGCGTCATTGGGCGCAGCAGCTGAATCTGGCTGCGAGTTCCGCCGCTCGTAGTATGTTGCTCGGTGCGACGCGATCTCGGTTTCGAGGGCGGGGCATGGAGTTTGAAGAGGTTCGCCATTACCAAGCCGGGGACGATATTCGCAGCATTGATTGGAAAGTCTCAGCGCGCACGGGTGAAACGTTTACTAAGCTATTTTGTGAAGACAGGGAGCGTCCTTGTCATATTATTCTCGATCAACGGGCGAGCATGTTTTTCGGCTCGGAGACACAGTTTAAGTCGGTACTGGCGACGGAGTTGGCAGTGGCATTGGCGTGGGCTGCTCTCAACGGGGGCGATCGCGTCGGAGGTCAGGTGCTTGGCCAAGGTCGGGAACTGGATTGCCGCGCCAAGCGGCACAAATCGGCGGTCCTGCAATTCTTACACCACAGTGTGGCGATGAATCACGCGTTGTTAACTCCCACACCCAGAATGGAGTCCGGCGCAGCGCCTGCTTCGGTACTCAGTTTAGCGCAGTCATTAACCGAGTGTCGCCGTATAACACGGCCTGGCACGGCTGTTTTTATTGTGAGTGATTTCAATGGTTTAGGTGCGGAATTTGAGCAAGCGCTCAGCACGCTAGCACGACACACAGACGTAACGTTGATACAGGTTTATGACCCGTTTGAATTGAGTCTGCCCGTTGACGGTGATCTGCGCATCAGTGATGGACAGCACCACACTCGTATACGTTGGACTGCGGGCCTGCAGCGACAGTATCAACGGCTGGTCAGTGAACGAGAAGATGCACTGCATACAGCGGCTAAGCGAGCGCGAGCGCGATTACTGACCGCGTCCACCGCCATCAAAGCCCGCAGCATCTTGGGCTCCGTATACCGGGATTGA
- a CDS encoding BatD family protein gives MLCTFASFSAWPLIGAAQSLVSTVDRNELTINQTLRLTVTYDNQANTSALDTAKLRSDFDVLGISPQTSSSTTMVNGVTQSSVTTRWSIVLAPKREGQLTIPSFTIGTAKSQPISINVVSAAASQGSDAVTQPLAVSVSVEPEQVYEEQQVILTVQLVISQRLNDLGGSQLAIEGGEIVPLGQQTFQQLDNGIATQVVELRYAIFPEKAGVITIPELKYTGRMGGRRSLFDAFGMNGEQVIARSKPVSIDVLPRVDRPSAQWLPAKSVVLTEAWSGSLDDWQVGQPLTRTVMVKAEQQRSARVSPLSPMPNDDGFKVYQDQPQLDDETSDEGVTATRTESAALVPSQAGELILPEVRLPWFNTTSGVWEVAVLPAKSVRIKSGTQSDGESANATGAQTADPIEAEHAPSQAGSAGVWPLISGVLALIVAGLMYRLIQLQRKVSALQQHEAGSPLSPPQAVHLSEAQAWSALQQHLRQPITATTREVLQTWLRSALKAPARDSLEMLVQRSGDTNLQSLVEGIDRVLFRDQGEVNAVDFADTVSKVRTALVSKSQCQTQRAGGLPPLYPE, from the coding sequence ATGCTATGCACATTCGCCAGCTTTAGTGCATGGCCGCTTATTGGTGCGGCACAGTCTTTAGTTAGCACCGTGGATCGCAATGAACTAACCATCAACCAAACATTGCGTTTAACGGTCACTTACGACAACCAGGCTAATACCTCTGCGCTGGATACGGCAAAGCTGAGATCGGATTTTGACGTACTTGGCATCAGTCCTCAGACCAGTTCATCGACCACCATGGTGAATGGCGTTACGCAGAGTAGTGTGACAACGCGCTGGTCTATCGTGCTTGCACCGAAACGTGAGGGGCAGCTTACGATTCCCTCGTTCACGATTGGTACGGCAAAGAGTCAGCCAATCAGTATCAATGTTGTGAGCGCGGCGGCGAGCCAAGGTTCCGACGCAGTCACGCAGCCACTTGCTGTCAGCGTGTCGGTCGAACCCGAGCAAGTGTATGAAGAACAACAGGTCATTCTGACGGTGCAATTGGTAATCAGCCAGCGTCTCAATGATTTGGGTGGTTCACAGTTGGCAATCGAGGGCGGTGAGATCGTGCCGCTAGGCCAGCAAACGTTTCAGCAGCTCGATAACGGTATTGCGACACAGGTGGTTGAGCTGCGGTACGCAATCTTTCCTGAAAAGGCCGGTGTTATCACCATTCCTGAACTCAAATACACCGGGCGTATGGGCGGCCGACGAAGTTTGTTTGACGCGTTCGGCATGAACGGCGAGCAGGTCATTGCGCGCAGCAAACCGGTCTCTATTGACGTGTTGCCACGTGTTGATAGACCCTCTGCGCAATGGTTGCCAGCCAAATCTGTGGTCTTGACAGAAGCGTGGTCAGGGTCGCTGGATGACTGGCAGGTCGGGCAGCCGTTGACTCGGACTGTGATGGTCAAGGCTGAGCAGCAACGCAGCGCCAGAGTGTCACCGTTGTCGCCCATGCCAAATGATGACGGATTCAAAGTTTATCAGGATCAGCCGCAACTGGATGACGAGACGTCGGATGAGGGGGTAACCGCCACGCGAACCGAGTCAGCAGCGTTGGTGCCGTCACAGGCTGGTGAATTGATACTGCCCGAAGTCCGTCTGCCGTGGTTCAACACCACATCTGGTGTTTGGGAAGTAGCCGTTCTGCCGGCTAAATCGGTCAGGATTAAGTCTGGAACGCAGTCGGACGGTGAGTCTGCAAACGCAACTGGCGCTCAGACTGCTGATCCGATTGAGGCTGAGCACGCACCATCCCAAGCCGGCTCGGCTGGTGTCTGGCCGCTTATCTCTGGCGTGCTGGCACTGATTGTCGCAGGCTTGATGTACAGGCTAATTCAGTTGCAGCGAAAGGTGAGCGCACTACAACAGCACGAGGCCGGAAGTCCGTTGTCGCCACCACAAGCGGTGCACCTCTCAGAAGCTCAGGCTTGGAGTGCGTTACAGCAGCACCTCAGGCAACCCATTACTGCCACTACCCGCGAGGTATTACAGACCTGGTTGCGCAGCGCGCTTAAAGCGCCGGCCAGAGATAGTCTTGAGATGCTGGTGCAGCGCAGCGGTGATACCAACTTACAGTCTTTGGTCGAGGGAATCGATCGCG
- a CDS encoding vWA domain-containing protein, with product MLSDFHFIRPEWLMLSLPVIMAYWYAGRRSQQSRWQRYLPPMVVKALMVTEASVLPVWFSRAAGFTGVLLVLAAAGPTFSKQAVPTIENTQATVLILDLSPSMLAEDLLPNRLARARFKIIDFLRARVDGQTALVAYAGEAHTVSPLTDDPATIQALLPALEPSLMPVSGSNVEAAVQLAVRLLKDAGRVDGDLVLITDGVAESAAKTIRDTLGSRFSLSILGVSGSAPAPIPRPQGGFVQGANGEIVLTSIDAGFLRQLAKQHGGQFQRITADDKDINSLVRASLAEQPDAEATERAVEWHQWQDLGHWLVLLILPIVLYCFRRGLIYLLPLILWIQPGTVRAENAISWWKNADQRAADAYTRSDYAMAADMFQRSDWAAIAEYRAGNYDKAAEQFAGLASQLGVEAIYNQANALALNGDYTAALEAYQRVLEADPEHDDAKHNKQVIEELLDQQSQDQQSQDQQSQDQQSQDQQSQDQQSQDQQNQDQQSQDQQSQDQQSQDQQSQDQQSQDQQSQDQQSQDQQSQDQQAQDQQAQDQQAQDQQAQDQQAQDQQAQDQQAQDQQAQDQQAQDQSVDLSKQPTVENPLSENSEQWLRSIQDDPSGLLRRKFQYQSQLRARQQPDRQPKNNEQRY from the coding sequence ATGCTGAGTGATTTTCATTTTATCCGTCCAGAATGGTTGATGCTGAGTTTGCCGGTAATTATGGCTTACTGGTATGCAGGTCGACGCTCGCAACAAAGTCGTTGGCAACGGTATTTGCCGCCGATGGTGGTTAAGGCGCTGATGGTTACTGAAGCGAGCGTGTTGCCGGTGTGGTTTTCGCGTGCAGCTGGGTTTACCGGAGTACTGTTGGTGCTAGCTGCGGCGGGGCCAACGTTCAGTAAGCAAGCGGTGCCAACAATCGAGAATACGCAAGCCACCGTACTAATTCTTGATCTGTCGCCCTCCATGCTGGCGGAAGATCTGCTACCCAATCGTCTGGCGCGTGCGAGATTTAAAATCATTGATTTTTTACGCGCCCGAGTGGACGGGCAAACCGCCTTGGTGGCCTACGCCGGTGAGGCACACACGGTCAGCCCACTCACCGACGACCCGGCGACAATACAAGCGTTGTTACCCGCATTGGAGCCGAGCTTAATGCCGGTATCAGGTAGCAATGTGGAGGCAGCGGTCCAGCTTGCGGTTCGTCTTTTGAAAGATGCTGGTCGCGTTGACGGCGACCTAGTGCTAATCACGGATGGCGTGGCCGAGTCTGCTGCAAAAACCATTCGCGATACCCTCGGTTCTCGATTCAGCTTATCGATACTCGGTGTAAGTGGTTCAGCGCCCGCACCGATACCACGCCCACAAGGTGGGTTTGTACAGGGCGCGAATGGCGAAATCGTTTTGACTTCGATCGATGCCGGCTTCCTGCGGCAGCTGGCTAAGCAACATGGTGGTCAATTTCAGCGCATCACGGCTGACGACAAAGACATTAATAGCTTGGTGCGCGCCAGCTTGGCTGAACAACCGGACGCCGAAGCCACTGAGCGGGCTGTAGAATGGCATCAGTGGCAGGATCTTGGTCATTGGTTGGTGTTATTGATTTTGCCGATCGTCTTATACTGTTTTCGACGCGGTTTGATTTACCTGTTGCCACTGATCCTGTGGATACAACCGGGAACCGTGCGTGCGGAGAATGCCATTAGTTGGTGGAAAAATGCCGATCAGCGTGCTGCAGACGCGTATACGCGTTCCGATTACGCGATGGCGGCTGATATGTTCCAACGCTCAGACTGGGCTGCGATCGCTGAATACCGCGCCGGGAATTATGACAAAGCGGCTGAGCAGTTTGCCGGGTTGGCGTCTCAATTGGGAGTAGAGGCAATTTATAACCAGGCAAATGCACTGGCACTTAACGGCGACTATACGGCGGCATTGGAGGCCTACCAACGTGTGCTTGAAGCCGATCCTGAGCACGATGACGCGAAACATAATAAGCAAGTGATTGAGGAGCTGCTCGACCAACAAAGTCAGGACCAACAAAGTCAGGACCAACAAAGTCAGGACCAGCAAAGTCAGGACCAACAGAGTCAAGACCAACAGAGTCAAGACCAACAGAATCAAGACCAACAGAGTCAAGACCAACAGAGTCAAGACCAACAGAGTCAAGACCAACAGAGTCAAGACCAACAGAGTCAAGACCAACAGAGTCAAGACCAACAGAGTCAAGACCAACAGAGTCAAGACCAACAAGCCCAGGACCAACAAGCCCAGGACCAACAAGCCCAGGACCAACAAGCCCAGGACCAACAAGCCCAGGACCAACAAGCCCAGGACCAACAAGCCCAGGACCAACAAGCCCAGGACCAACAAGCCCAGGACCAATCAGTCGACTTATCGAAACAGCCCACGGTGGAAAACCCGCTGAGCGAAAACAGTGAGCAATGGTTGCGCAGTATTCAGGACGACCCAAGTGGACTGCTGCGCCGCAAATTTCAATACCAATCTCAATTACGTGCGCGCCAGCAACCGGATCGCCAACCAAAGAATAATGAACAGCGCTATTAA
- a CDS encoding AAA family ATPase encodes MLKEFAQLRDWLNGQILGQPGLVERLLIALLADGHLLVEGAPGLAKTKAIQSLSEGIEGEFHRIQFTPDLLPSDITGTEIYRPETQSFSFQRGPIFHNLVLADEVNRAPAKVQSALLEAMAERQVSVGRETFQLPPLFLVMATQNPIEQEGTYPLPEAQLDRFLMHVRIGYPDVNAEKSILALSRGEALAGGSAKPASQISQQCIFDARQAVMQLHTAESVDEYLVQLVLATRTPQKYGDDLAGWIEFGASPRATIALDRCARAHAYLNGRDFVSPDDIQAVLHDCLRHRLILRYEAEADGISTDQVITELMNRVPVA; translated from the coding sequence GTGTTGAAAGAATTTGCACAGTTACGGGACTGGCTCAATGGCCAGATTTTGGGGCAGCCAGGATTGGTTGAGCGCTTATTGATCGCGCTACTCGCGGACGGCCATCTTTTGGTCGAGGGCGCGCCAGGATTGGCTAAGACTAAGGCGATCCAAAGTCTGTCGGAAGGTATCGAAGGTGAGTTTCACCGCATTCAGTTCACGCCTGATTTATTGCCATCGGACATCACCGGCACGGAGATATATCGACCGGAAACGCAGAGCTTCAGTTTTCAACGAGGCCCGATTTTTCACAATTTGGTGCTGGCCGACGAGGTTAATCGAGCACCAGCCAAGGTCCAATCGGCGTTATTGGAAGCAATGGCGGAGCGTCAAGTCAGCGTTGGTCGAGAAACCTTTCAATTGCCGCCGTTGTTTTTAGTGATGGCGACTCAGAATCCGATCGAGCAGGAAGGGACATATCCTTTGCCGGAAGCACAATTGGACCGATTTTTGATGCACGTCCGCATTGGTTATCCCGACGTGAATGCTGAGAAATCCATCTTGGCCTTGTCGCGTGGTGAAGCATTGGCCGGTGGCTCGGCCAAACCCGCGAGCCAGATTTCGCAGCAATGTATTTTTGACGCACGTCAGGCGGTAATGCAATTGCACACGGCCGAGTCGGTAGACGAATACCTAGTTCAGCTCGTACTCGCGACGCGAACACCGCAGAAGTACGGCGATGATTTGGCCGGTTGGATTGAATTCGGGGCTAGCCCGCGCGCCACGATCGCGTTAGATCGCTGTGCGCGTGCGCATGCGTACCTAAACGGACGGGATTTCGTGTCGCCAGATGATATCCAAGCGGTGCTGCATGATTGTCTACGTCATCGCTTGATTTTGCGATACGAGGCCGAAGCCGATGGTATCTCCACTGATCAGGTTATCACAGAGTTAATGAACCGTGTTCCCGTGGCTTAA
- a CDS encoding DUF4381 domain-containing protein, with product MTDTAPQLLEQLRDVHMPEPVSWWPLAPGYWLLLGLIVAMLLALVFWWQRRPQGRDPRMKQLAINELDRIYARWQQHQDTTQYLRAVNSTLKRFLLGQALSSVAKLTGESWLAALDQISPLDSWSESTRHALAFGLYQSPSDRVDVDPLHQEVVNWFAKLSVDSNRHELREARDA from the coding sequence ATGACTGATACTGCGCCGCAATTACTCGAGCAACTTCGCGACGTCCACATGCCGGAGCCGGTGAGTTGGTGGCCGTTAGCGCCGGGTTATTGGTTGTTGCTTGGTCTTATTGTCGCCATGCTGCTGGCGCTGGTGTTTTGGTGGCAGCGGAGACCTCAAGGCCGTGATCCGAGGATGAAGCAGCTTGCCATTAATGAACTCGACCGAATCTATGCACGCTGGCAACAACATCAAGATACCACTCAATATTTGCGCGCGGTGAATAGCACACTAAAGCGATTTCTATTAGGGCAGGCGCTCTCGTCCGTCGCAAAATTAACCGGTGAGTCGTGGTTGGCGGCGTTGGACCAGATTAGTCCCTTGGATTCATGGTCCGAATCCACTCGCCACGCGCTGGCCTTCGGCTTGTATCAGTCACCATCCGACCGGGTTGATGTCGACCCGCTGCATCAGGAGGTTGTGAACTGGTTTGCTAAGCTTTCAGTAGATTCTAATCGGCATGAGCTCCGTGAGGCGCGGGATGCTTAG
- a CDS encoding VWA domain-containing protein produces the protein MLSWIWPWAFVLLPLPLLMRVALPPSDSAAGALRVPFYGLVGSLTAPTGQPRPVVRGALLWLLWSALVVAVARPVLYGEPIQLAQDRRDLMLAVDISESMREADMLFDQQYVQRIDAVKYVVGDFVQQRVGDRLGLILFGEQAYLQTPLTHDRNTVAQQLYEAQPGFAGGATAIGDAIGLAVKRLRDRPAESRVLILLTDGANTAGTDPMAGAAVAREAGIRIHTIGVGAEMRLVRGAFGGQRMVPVGNELDEDTLTAIAQQTGGSFFRARNPAELNTIYEKLDALEPIPEEQTFRPQISLTHWILLVALVLSALLFISYQWPFRGVLREVVGDAE, from the coding sequence ATGCTTAGCTGGATTTGGCCCTGGGCATTTGTGTTACTGCCCCTGCCGCTGTTGATGCGCGTTGCGCTTCCTCCAAGCGATAGTGCGGCCGGCGCGCTTCGCGTACCATTCTATGGACTGGTCGGCTCGCTCACTGCACCGACAGGGCAACCGAGGCCTGTGGTGCGTGGTGCGCTGCTCTGGTTGCTCTGGAGCGCGCTTGTGGTGGCAGTCGCGCGACCGGTACTTTACGGTGAGCCAATCCAATTAGCGCAGGATCGACGCGACTTGATGCTGGCGGTGGATATTTCGGAATCGATGCGCGAAGCCGATATGTTGTTTGATCAACAATATGTGCAACGCATTGACGCGGTAAAGTACGTGGTAGGGGACTTTGTCCAACAACGCGTCGGTGATCGACTAGGCTTGATTCTGTTTGGTGAGCAGGCCTATTTACAAACGCCATTGACCCATGATCGGAATACCGTGGCCCAGCAATTGTACGAGGCGCAGCCCGGGTTTGCGGGCGGCGCGACGGCGATCGGTGACGCCATTGGCTTGGCGGTTAAGCGCCTACGGGACCGTCCGGCCGAGAGCCGGGTGTTGATCTTGCTAACTGACGGCGCAAATACCGCTGGGACAGATCCCATGGCGGGGGCAGCGGTGGCGAGAGAAGCGGGTATTCGCATTCATACCATCGGCGTAGGCGCAGAGATGCGGCTGGTACGCGGTGCATTCGGTGGTCAGCGGATGGTGCCGGTTGGCAATGAGTTGGATGAAGACACGCTGACTGCCATCGCACAACAAACTGGCGGCAGTTTTTTTCGTGCTCGCAATCCAGCGGAACTGAATACGATTTACGAAAAATTGGATGCGCTGGAACCAATCCCTGAAGAACAGACGTTTCGACCGCAAATCAGTTTGACGCACTGGATTTTGCTAGTGGCACTGGTGTTGTCTGCATTGTTGTTTATTAGCTATCAATGGCCATTCCGAGGTGTGTTACGCGAGGTAGTCGGCGATGCTGAGTGA
- a CDS encoding YybH family protein translates to MNTILRIVVFSLLLAVLPRMSNAAEACGRSFSDVVERHLAAVKTRDLVTYMQTLAPRDDQLMILPNGARLRSTSAIESMHREWFADSTWQFNTREVRRDVRDHWGIVVYEVSVDRPNKPGDPFLLSMLFAPESDGCWYLQHDQNTLLPTE, encoded by the coding sequence ATGAACACGATATTGCGAATTGTTGTTTTTAGTTTGTTATTGGCGGTTCTGCCACGTATGAGCAACGCCGCGGAGGCTTGTGGTCGCTCGTTCTCCGATGTGGTCGAACGGCATTTGGCGGCTGTCAAAACACGCGATTTGGTGACATACATGCAAACCCTTGCGCCGCGTGATGATCAGCTTATGATCTTGCCCAACGGCGCACGATTACGGTCAACGTCTGCTATTGAGTCGATGCACCGGGAGTGGTTTGCGGATTCCACATGGCAGTTTAATACCAGAGAGGTTCGCCGCGATGTGCGTGATCACTGGGGAATCGTAGTGTATGAGGTGTCGGTTGATCGGCCTAATAAACCGGGTGATCCATTTTTGTTGAGTATGCTGTTCGCGCCTGAATCCGATGGTTGCTGGTATCTCCAGCATGATCAAAATACCTTGTTACCAACTGAATAG
- a CDS encoding SPFH domain-containing protein, whose translation MKQKRAWTLNGYLAILILAVLQAGTIWLVFSTLKTAVVSGSAPDFVLLLSGIVAAVVFAVCWFGLFMVAPNEGKIMQLFGSYAGTDNHTGLRWSNPLHRRTPVSIKVRNFESSKMKVNDAVGSPIEIAAVVVWRVVDSAEAFFEVDDFESFVTIQSESALRNLANQYPYESNDASLSLRSDPIEVAEKLKEEIQERLNKAGVEVIEARISHLAYSTEIAQAMLRKQQAGAVLAARRIIVQGAVEMVTDAVDSLARDHNFELDDERKASMVSNLLVVICSEQQAQPVVNSGSLY comes from the coding sequence ATTAAACAAAAGCGAGCATGGACTTTAAACGGATACCTTGCGATTTTGATATTGGCGGTACTCCAAGCAGGTACAATTTGGTTGGTGTTTTCGACATTGAAAACCGCAGTTGTCAGCGGGTCAGCACCCGACTTTGTACTGTTGTTGAGTGGCATCGTGGCGGCAGTGGTATTTGCGGTTTGCTGGTTTGGTCTGTTTATGGTGGCACCCAACGAAGGCAAAATTATGCAACTGTTCGGCAGTTACGCGGGAACGGATAATCATACCGGCCTGCGCTGGTCAAACCCATTGCATCGGCGCACGCCGGTCTCGATCAAGGTGCGCAACTTCGAGAGCAGTAAGATGAAAGTCAACGATGCTGTCGGTAGTCCGATTGAGATCGCTGCGGTGGTTGTGTGGCGTGTAGTCGATTCCGCGGAGGCGTTTTTTGAAGTTGATGATTTTGAGAGTTTTGTTACGATTCAAAGCGAGTCAGCTTTGCGCAACTTAGCCAACCAGTATCCCTATGAAAGTAATGATGCATCATTGTCACTGCGCAGTGATCCGATTGAGGTTGCCGAGAAACTGAAAGAGGAAATCCAGGAGCGGCTCAATAAGGCCGGTGTGGAGGTGATTGAAGCGCGAATTTCACACCTTGCTTACTCTACTGAAATAGCGCAGGCGATGCTTCGAAAACAACAGGCTGGCGCTGTCTTGGCTGCGCGCCGAATCATCGTGCAAGGGGCGGTTGAGATGGTGACCGATGCCGTGGACTCACTTGCTCGAGACCACAACTTTGAATTGGATGATGAACGTAAAGCGAGTATGGTGAGCAACTTGTTAGTGGTAATTTGCAGTGAACAGCAAGCTCAACCGGTAGTAAACAGCGGTTCGCTGTATTAA
- a CDS encoding alkaline phosphatase, protein MMIKKFFTFSLALSLSACGSDSAKQSQLPSDVAPGTTQNIILMVGDGMGLTQISAAIEEHSRKLEMERFQVVGLSKTRSAKEQITDSAAGATAFSTGVKTYNGAIGVDQHGRARETILELLGNKGYATGLIATSVITHATPASFYAHEDSRQNYYQIAADMKKAPLDLFIGGGRKHFENRTDPNNGKTDDRNLIEEMQTSGFSFVNSLAELRKAKGKVGYFLADGHPDPILKGRGDILPRSIPTAISHLRSRTERGFFLMVEGSQIDWGGHENKIDYVISELIDFDEAVGKALDYAEANGNTLVIVTADHETGGLTLAGEPGEDGKTSYTKAGRQFASHGHTSAMVPVFAYGPGSELFAGVYDNNEIHAKMMQALALDK, encoded by the coding sequence ATGATGATCAAAAAATTCTTTACCTTTTCTCTGGCTTTGTCGCTTTCCGCCTGCGGATCGGACTCCGCTAAACAATCGCAACTCCCTTCGGATGTCGCGCCAGGTACCACTCAAAACATCATCCTGATGGTCGGCGATGGCATGGGATTAACTCAAATATCAGCCGCCATCGAAGAGCATAGCCGTAAGCTCGAGATGGAGCGTTTTCAGGTGGTTGGTCTGAGTAAGACACGCAGTGCCAAAGAGCAAATTACTGATTCAGCGGCGGGTGCTACCGCTTTCTCGACCGGCGTTAAAACGTACAATGGTGCTATTGGTGTCGACCAGCACGGACGTGCACGTGAAACGATCCTGGAATTACTGGGAAATAAGGGCTATGCCACCGGCTTGATTGCAACCTCGGTCATCACACACGCAACGCCAGCAAGCTTTTACGCGCATGAAGACAGCCGTCAGAACTACTACCAAATTGCTGCGGATATGAAGAAAGCGCCGTTAGATTTGTTTATCGGAGGTGGTCGTAAGCACTTTGAGAATCGGACTGATCCGAATAACGGAAAAACAGATGATCGGAACCTGATCGAGGAAATGCAAACTTCAGGCTTCAGTTTCGTGAATAGTTTGGCCGAGTTACGCAAAGCCAAAGGCAAGGTTGGGTATTTTCTCGCTGACGGTCATCCCGATCCGATTTTGAAGGGGCGCGGCGATATTCTTCCGCGTTCGATTCCAACCGCAATTTCACATTTACGTTCACGCACCGAGCGAGGCTTCTTTTTAATGGTAGAAGGTTCGCAAATAGACTGGGGCGGTCATGAGAATAAGATTGATTACGTGATCTCGGAACTGATTGACTTTGACGAAGCGGTCGGTAAGGCCTTGGATTACGCCGAAGCAAATGGAAACACGTTGGTAATCGTAACCGCGGACCATGAAACTGGTGGTTTGACGCTGGCTGGCGAACCCGGTGAAGACGGTAAAACATCCTACACGAAAGCTGGGCGTCAATTTGCCAGTCACGGCCATACGTCGGCAATGGTACCGGTATTCGCTTACGGCCCTGGGTCGGAGTTGTTTGCAGGTGTGTACGACAACAACGAAATTCACGCAAAAATGATGCAAGCTTTGGCGTTAGACAAATAA